ATGGGGATGCGGAGTCGGCTTGGGCGGCGGCGGAGGCGCCGGCCGGGTATCGGGTGGCGAAGTGTGCTCGCCACAGCCTGCGCCAAGGACGCTTGCAGCAAGGGTCAGGGCCATCAGGCCGCGTACGAAAAGGGCACGCATGCTACAACGAACTTTGGACAGATCGTCCTCCGCGGCAAGTTTTCAGGCGCCAACAACCTTTACGTCGGTGCTGGGCAGTACCCAATGCATACCACGCGGGGTTGCTGGCGCTAAGCTGGGCCGCGACAAGATGCGCGACAGGCGACCACAGTGTAGGTGCTGCCCGTCCCGAAACTCCGGACCGAGCATGGCGTAGCGCCGCGGGGTCGGATGGCGTGCCGGCGAACCGAGAAAATGCAGCGAGGGCGGTTGGAATCGAGCAGGGTCGAGCGCGAGACGACGCGGCAGACGGCCCCGCGCCGCAAGCCAGGCGACGGGAGTGAGTTTTGGAACGGGCACTAGGTAAGTCTGGCAAGGCTCCAACGCCCAGAACGGCGCTGCGGCTCGCCACTGAACGTCGCGCTGCCGCAACGAGGTTGGGCTGCGACCCGAGAGGACGAAAGCGGCTATGGCGCCATTCTCCACGGGGATTACGCTGAAAGGCGCCAGGTCGTGCCCGCTGGCGAATCCAGCAGCTCGATGCCCTTGGCGAGCAGCTGCGCCCGCAGGGAGTCGGCCTGCTTGAAGTCGCGCGAGCTGCGCGCTGCCGCCCGCGCGGCGATTTGTTCCTGCACCCAGCAGGGGTCGATGCCGCGAGCCTGCGCTCGCCGGTCGCGTATGCGGGAAAGGACGGAGTCCGGCACCTGCCCGCCCAGACCCAACCGGGCCGACAGGGCGGCAAACCCGGCGCGCGCCGCTTCGAGCTCCGATGCACTGACCTTGGTGCTCCCCTGGCAAGCGTGGTCACAAAGGTCGTTGACCGCCTTCAGGAAGCAGGCCAGGTGAGCCAGCGCGACCGGCAGGTTCAAGTCTTGATCCAGAGCGTCCGAAATCCGCTCGCTGAAGCCGACCAGGTTGGGCGGGGGCGATCTGCCGGCGTCTACACGGCCTTCCGGCAGCGCGTCGAGCCTGCGGCGGGTCCGGTACAAATACTCCAGGCGCTGCTCCGCCTCCTCAAACAACGGGAAACGGCTGATCTGACCGCTCTCATCCACCTCCCAGTCGAGATTGAGGGGAGCGCGGTAGTGCGCCGTGAGCATGGCGTAGCGCACGGCCTCGGGCTCGACGAGCCTGAAGATCTGCCGCGCCGTGAAGAAGTTGCCGAGGCTTTTGGACATCTTCTCCTTGTTGACCTGGAGAAAGCCGTTGTGCATCCAGCAAGTCACGAAGCGCTGACCAGTGGCGCACTCGCTTTGCGCGAGCTCGTTTTCGTGATGGGGAAACACCAAATCCAGACCGCCACCGTGCAGATCGAAGGATTCCCCAAGGTAGTGCATGCTCATCGCGGAGCACTCGATGTGCCAGCCAGGTCGACCCGCGCCCCAGGGGCTGGGCCAGCTGGGTTCTCCTGGCTCCGCGCGTTTCCACAAAGCAAAGTCGGCAGGGTGCTTCTTGCGTGCGCACTCCTCCGGGCGCGTGCGCCCGCTGGCGCCCGCTTCGACGTCGGCCAGCGGCTGTCTCGACAGCTTCCCGTAGGCCGCGCACGCCGGAACGTGAAAATACACGTCGCCCTCGGACACGTATGCGACGCCAGCGGCCAGCAAGCTCTCAACGAGCGCCCGAATCTGGTCGATGTGCTCGCTCACCCGGGGTTCGATATCGGGCTCGAGATTGCCTGCCCGACGGAGATCTTCTTCGTATGCCTTGCGGAAGCGTTCGGCTAACCGCGTCGGGTCCTCACCTAGGGCAGTGGCACGAGCGATGATCCGGTCGTCGACGTCGGTGACGTTGCGCACGTAGGTGACGTTCTGACCGCTGGCCCGCAGGTGACGTACGAGCACGTCGTAGATCACGTAGCAGCGGATGTGGCCGAGGTGAGGGTAGTCGTAGACCGTCGGTCCACACACGTAAATGCGTACATGGCCCGGCTCCGAGGGTTCAAGGCTTTGCTCGCAACCGGCGAGCGTGTTGTACAGACGCATCAGGTCGCTCGACTTGCATAGTAGCCCGACAACAGGACTGCCCGAGAACAGGACGCCCCCCGAGCGTAGCCCACGAGACCGCAATGCCCAAATTCGCCGGAGGGCTAGTACCGCTTGCCAGGGATTGTGATCGATTGGCGTCGAGGGCTGGCGATCGCTGGCAAGGCGCACTGCAGGCCCCAACCAACCAGGATTCCTGTGGCGAGGCACTAGTGTCCTGTATCCGTGATTAGGTGCACGAGTCGGCGAGCAACTGGCAAGCTCGGGTCATCGAATCGACGCTCGCCGCCAGGGTGCGGGGCGACCGTCGTAGGTCCATGGCGCGCCCGAGGCCACGAGGATCTCGCGCGTGAACTCGTCTTGGTCGGCCACCTCAAGAGCATGCTCGGGCCGAGGCGCAATGCTGGCCACCCAGCCGAGCTCTCGGTCCTGATCGAGCCGCGAGGCTCGCTGCCAGCAGCGACGGTCGCGCAGGAGAAACACGATAGCGCTGGCGCTCAACACCGCGAGCAGCAGCACGTGCTCCTGCAGCCAAGGCCTGCCTGTTCGGGCCCAGCTTACCAGCGCGATCCCGAGGCAGGCGTAGGTCACCAGCGTCGACCACGGCAGCCGCTTCATGTCGCTGATCGCCCCGCGCAGCTCCTGCGCCTCGGCCCGGCTTAGCGGCCTCCTCTTCACCTCTGTGCCCGGCTGGGGCTCCAGCGGAGCGTCAGGCGGGAGGTCGGACAGGAAGATGGCGCGAGGTACCGTCGCCGCGCGACCCACGGCCAAGCGCAGCCAATCCCACACCGGCCGGCCGTTGGCGGCAAGCAAGATCCCCGACGTCGGGAGCACCTCGAGCCGCTGCCGACCCGCGCAGCCGGGGCGCAGGATGCCCAACCTGGAGAGGCGAATCAGATCTCGATCGCCGAATTCCTCGTGCAGATCGAAGGGATCCAGCGATTCCAGGGACCCCTCGAAACCGGCAACGCGGCCGCCATCCAGGTCATGCCGCAACGCGCGTACGCGGGTGAACAGGTCCTTGGCCCGCAGGATGAGCAGCGGGACGGCCACCGCCATGACGCTGAAGTAGACCAGCGTGAAGCGCTTGGGGTCGGCCAGCTCGGGCAACCATCGCAGCGCAACCAGTGCCGCCAGCACCACCACGGGAACAGCACATAGACTGAGCAGGCCTATCAGCGACAGCTTGCGGGCTCGCTGGTGCAGGCGCTCGAGCTCCGGCGGCTCGAGCGGCCGCGTGTCAGCGTGCCCAAGACCGGCACACCATTGCTGGACGTCGGATGCGTACACGAGCAGTCGAGAGCTCAGGCGTCGGCCGCGGGGGCCAGGGTCAACCTCCTTCCTTGGGATCTAGCATTCCCGGGCCTGGCTTCCAAGGGAGACAGTAGACTATATGTATTATATAGATAAAAAGGAAATTCTGTAACAGGAGACGCACGCACTGCCGGCCCCCGGACTGGCGCTGCCCGCGCAGCACACCTACAATGGGATGAAACTCGCTGGTTCGCCCGCACCAGCCTTGTCGGAGAGAGCACGTGCCACATTTTGGAATGGGAGAGCTGGTAATCATCCTGATGCTGTGTTTGCTTGTCTTCGGCGCGGCTCGCTTGCCACAAATCGGGGAAGGCATGGGCAAGGCGATTCGCAATTTCAAGCGCAGCTTCAGCGGTGACGACGAGGTCGACGTCACCCCGACCGACCGGCAGGTGCAGGACGAGTCCGCCGCCAAGCCCGTCGGAAGGGGCGCGCGAGACGCCGAGGTCGCCGAGCACAAGAGCTAGTTCCCCTTCAAAACGGCGCCAGAGCGGCTTTCGTCCTCAGACCGAAGCTCGCTCCGGCATCCATTTCTGAACGGGAACGGGCGTTTTTCGCGATGGGTATTGGCTGGTCCGCAGGGGCGGGTTTCGCGGACCACCCATCAAGATGGTCAACCGGCCCAGCTGTCGATTGACAGCTGGGGTGGTGCAGACGACCATGCGCCATCATCACGCCGCGCCCCCGCGATGCTGCAACGAGAGGTGTTCACCCGATGGCGAAGTCCAAACAGCGTACTGGGCTCGAGAGCGCAACCGTGCTGGTGGCCGATGACGATCTGGAGATCCTCAGCCTCATACGCCAACACCTAGCCCAGCTCGGTACGCACGTGCTCGAGACCAGCGACGGGGAGGAAGCCCTCGAATTGGTGGCGCAGCAAAAACCGGACCTGGTACTGCTGGATGTCATGATGCCCGGTCGCTCCGGGTGGGAGATCTGCAAGGCCATCCGCGAGAGCCTTGATCTTGGGGATATCGGCGTCATCATGCTCACCGGTATCGGAGCCAACCTCAACGCGATGACGTCGCCGCTCTACGGTGCCGACGCTTTCCTAGACAAGCCGTTTGACCTGCATGCGCTCGAGCGCACCATGCGCCAGGTGTTGGCCAGCCGGCGGGCAGGCGAGTAGAGTGCGTGTGCCACCCGCGCGCCGAGGGTGCCCAGCATGAGGGGCGAATGCCACGCAGCTTCGTGAGGGCTCATGTCGGATGGCTGGTCCTGGCCGTGCTTGCCGCGTGCCAGAAGCAGAGCTCCGGGACCGAACCAGCACAGGCCAAGCCCGCCGCCTCGGGCGAAGAGCGCGTGCACGGACTCACCAAGGAGCAAGCGTCCCAACCGCTGGCGGAAATGGGCGACGCCGTCATCACGCTAGGCGAGTTCGCCGAACGCCTGGCTTCGCAGTCCCCCTATATCCGCGCCCGCTACGCGAGCGTTGAACGCCGCAAGGAGTTCCTCCGCGACATGGTTCGCTTTGAGCTCCTTGCCGCAGAGGCGCGCCGAAGGGGCTACGACCAGCACGATTCCGTCAAGCGGCTGCGCCGCCAGATGATGGTGCAGCAGATGATGAAGGACCGGTTCGAGACCAGCGTCAAGCTCTCGGACATCAAAGACACGCAGATCGAGGACTACTACCGGAGCAACCAGCAGGAGTTCCACAAACCGGAACAGGTGCGCGCTAGCCATATTCTCCTCAAGGACAAGCGTGCGGCAAGCAGGGTGCTGCGAAAGGTGCAGACGAAACCAACCGATATGGCCTTGTGGCGCACCTTGGCCGCCAAGCACAGCAAGGACGTTGACAGCCGCGAGCGCGGTGGGGACCTGCGGTTTTTCTCCCGCCCACAGCAGAGAGCAGCCAGCGAGCCGCTCGTCCCCGCAGCGGTCGCCGATGCCGCGTTCGAGTTGAAACAGAAAGGCGACGTGCACCCGACCCTGATCAAGTCCGCGCAGGGTTAC
The genomic region above belongs to Pseudomonadota bacterium and contains:
- a CDS encoding peptidyl-prolyl cis-trans isomerase, which codes for MPRSFVRAHVGWLVLAVLAACQKQSSGTEPAQAKPAASGEERVHGLTKEQASQPLAEMGDAVITLGEFAERLASQSPYIRARYASVERRKEFLRDMVRFELLAAEARRRGYDQHDSVKRLRRQMMVQQMMKDRFETSVKLSDIKDTQIEDYYRSNQQEFHKPEQVRASHILLKDKRAASRVLRKVQTKPTDMALWRTLAAKHSKDVDSRERGGDLRFFSRPQQRAASEPLVPAAVADAAFELKQKGDVHPTLIKSAQGYHIVKLTARRPALRRSLEDARRLIQNRLWRKLREEKIQTYVAELRKKAKVREHLEVLRDVRVDDAQAATTAGNQTASEDFRPGTGARVHEPQKARSPQKKKQDTR
- a CDS encoding response regulator, whose translation is MAKSKQRTGLESATVLVADDDLEILSLIRQHLAQLGTHVLETSDGEEALELVAQQKPDLVLLDVMMPGRSGWEICKAIRESLDLGDIGVIMLTGIGANLNAMTSPLYGADAFLDKPFDLHALERTMRQVLASRRAGE
- the cysS gene encoding cysteine--tRNA ligase — encoded protein: MRLYNTLAGCEQSLEPSEPGHVRIYVCGPTVYDYPHLGHIRCYVIYDVLVRHLRASGQNVTYVRNVTDVDDRIIARATALGEDPTRLAERFRKAYEEDLRRAGNLEPDIEPRVSEHIDQIRALVESLLAAGVAYVSEGDVYFHVPACAAYGKLSRQPLADVEAGASGRTRPEECARKKHPADFALWKRAEPGEPSWPSPWGAGRPGWHIECSAMSMHYLGESFDLHGGGLDLVFPHHENELAQSECATGQRFVTCWMHNGFLQVNKEKMSKSLGNFFTARQIFRLVEPEAVRYAMLTAHYRAPLNLDWEVDESGQISRFPLFEEAEQRLEYLYRTRRRLDALPEGRVDAGRSPPPNLVGFSERISDALDQDLNLPVALAHLACFLKAVNDLCDHACQGSTKVSASELEAARAGFAALSARLGLGGQVPDSVLSRIRDRRAQARGIDPCWVQEQIAARAAARSSRDFKQADSLRAQLLAKGIELLDSPAGTTWRLSA
- a CDS encoding twin-arginine translocase TatA/TatE family subunit; this translates as MGELVIILMLCLLVFGAARLPQIGEGMGKAIRNFKRSFSGDDEVDVTPTDRQVQDESAAKPVGRGARDAEVAEHKS